The Epinephelus lanceolatus isolate andai-2023 chromosome 11, ASM4190304v1, whole genome shotgun sequence genome window below encodes:
- the adgrg4b gene encoding adhesion G-protein coupled receptor G4 isoform X1: MYRHPEAQYTELGLGGKWGCLVVWLFGTEWTTSKINLHPSQWHSLCLTWTHTKDRPALYLNGNLVDITAETTPSISPPYGKLAPNGTLTLGAMHRLVSGSIQVIPFNSLMGKLSLFRLWGRERDQKEVASLYCTEGDLVKWERDNWDTQICAPFPDPSLKCVWSLYEVRLTFEIRRSDGNKTELYTARDIAHKWLRRVLPHTIYLNRVSVFEATRSRQDNNLVKPSHEDRMVRRSPDYDRFDCLVHVNVRPSKDVAEVQEEIYSDLTDDDISDQQVLLVHNDSIHTTPVESFSAVTVSPPEVVTEPTAVTTTTFTTTTSITTTSTTTGVSTSAATAPTFTTRPANISELYFEVRVNVSIKGDCDPRQVLSTWLNSSLPGDMMMVLDLQLLPGAERHHPNQQSNSSSDGVFSDVHGVSRESCIFQVQVMMSLSDTQEMEEQIRLLLLTPYNNGSVSIATEDIEISRILIFKCKAETHHTRKGLFVWPDISGGKYATQPCPKNPLSQATRQCKLCLSTRWLAPDLKDCHLVVETIPDLDHVEVTADNALDVVEMIEGLLSNHSTLNYQELVTVLNKLKDVIKLSTVTPTLGQALINIISDILESDSNLIPFTNTILNITEAVGDSMVGYEGSSTLVAPAIAISVVDVVPGQFSSLTFGVSSDLEGTKPEIFINKYPFNDTVAFISLPSALQHSFPQDSSNQSPARVKFQFYGIPMLFKSSQEKHILNTFVVSASVTNTSSPIKDLDEDVKVMLHHLKPNTLNENEECVYWNFNKNNGHGGWDNYGCRKYNSSSNYTTCLCDHLTHFGVLLDVSRTQLDQTNEQILTIITYVGCGVSSLFLGVTVLTYTAFEKLRRDYPSQILINLSLALLGLNLVFLVNSWLSSWELYGLCVAVASMLHYFLLASFTWMGLEAVNMYFALVKVFNVYVPSYILKFCALGWGTPLVICILVLIVDREAYGSDIYRDAENSLEPLDNFCWLQDDVTYYVSVVAYAVLVFLFNIAVFVVVLIQIRHMRVNSPAGTRSGLMHDLKGVASLTLLLGLTWMVGFFTWTPARVVLLYLFAALNTFQGLFIFIFHCLMKENVRKQWRIHLCFGRFRLDEYSEWSNSASVGVMAKPKSKPPRAPVPSVRSVKSSSTESTSASSDSSQRDSSCKRPNLGLFVNSLALPRAQKSPSGTGALPSQRGTNLTPGWRNHLLVQQEER, translated from the exons ATGTACCGCCATCCTGAGGCCCAGTATACTGAGCTGGGCCTGGGGGGAAAGTGGGGTTGTTTAGTGGTCTGGCTGTTTGGAACGGAGTGGACTACGTCTAAGATCAACCTTCATCCATCACAGTGGCACTCACTGTGCCTGACCTGGACACATACTAAAGACAGACCGGCCCTATACCTCAATGGCAACCTGGTGGACATCACGGCAG AAACAACTCCCTCCATTTCCCCTCCGTACGGCAAACTGGCCCCTAATGGAACGCTTACTTTGGGTGCAATGCACCGTCTGGTCAGTGGGAGTATCCAGGTTATTCCGTTTAACTCTCTGATGGGCAAATTATCTCTGTTTCGGCTATGGGGGCGAGAACGCGACCAAAAGGAAGTAGCTTCACTGTACTGTACAGAGGGGGACCTGGTGAAGTGGGAGAGAGACAACTGGGACACTCAGATCTGTGCGCCGTTCCCTGATCCCAGCCTCAAGTGTG TATGGTCATTGTACGAAGTGAGACTGACGTTTGAAATCAGACGCTCTGATGGCAACAAAACCGAACTCTACACGGCCAGAGACATTGCACATAAATGG CTCAGACGAGTTCTGCCACACACCATCTATTTAAACAGAGTGTCTGTGTTTGAGGCAACCAG ATCCAGACAAGACAACAACCTTGTAAAACCGTCACATGAGGACAGGATG GTGCGGCGGTCTCCCGATTATGACAG GTTTGACTGCCTGGTTCATGTAAACGTTAGACCAAGCAAGGACGTGGCAGAAGTGCAAGAGGAGATTTACAGTGACCTCActgatgatgacatcagtgatcAGCAAGTGCTGCTGGTTCATAACGACAGCATACACACAACACCTGTTG AAAGTTTCTCTGCAGTCACTGTCAGCCCTCCTGAGGTGGTGACAGAGCCCACTGCAGTCACAACCACCACATTCACAACCACAACATCCAttaccaccaccagcaccaccacAGGTGTCTCTACCAGTGCGGCCACAGCCCCCACCTTCACAACAAGGCCTGCAAACATCTCTG AGCTGTATTTTGAAGTTAGAGTGAACGTTTCCATAAAAGGAGATTGTGACCCCCGTCAAGTTCTTTCTACCTGG CTCAACTCCAGTCTACCCGGTGACATGATGATGGTGCTTGACCTTCAGCTGCTCCCGGGAGCTGAAAG ACACCATCCTAACCAGCAGTCAAACTCCTCGTCTGATGGA GTGTTTTCAGATGTTCACGGAGTTTCAAG AGAGAGCTGCATTTTCCAGGTTCAGGTCATGATGTCGctgtcagacacacaggaaatggAAGAGCAGATACGACTCCTGCTGCTGACTCCCTATAACAATGGATCCGTCTCCATAGCAACCGAGGACATAGAGATAAGCCGCATAC TGATATTTAAGTGCAAAGCAGAAACCCACCACACCAGGAAAGGTCTGTTCGTGTGGCCCGACATTTCAGGAGGAAAATATGCAACTCAGCCGTGCCCGAAAAACCCTCTCAGCCAAGCCACACGCCAATG TAAACTGTGCCTCAGTACCCGCTGGTTGGCCCCAGACCTGAAAGACTGTCATCTGGTGGTGGAAACCATCCCTGATCTGGATCATGTCGAAGTCACTGCTG ACAATGCACTTGACGTGGTGGAGATGATTGAGGGTCTACTGAGCAACCACTCCACACTCAACTACCAGGAGCTGGTCACAGTCCTCAACAAGCTGAAGGACGTCATCAAGCTCAGCACAGTCACACCGACCCTCGGCCAAGCTCTGATCAACATCATCTCTGACATCCTGGAATCTGACAGCAACCTGATTCCTTTTACCAACAC TATCCTGAATATCACAGAGGCAGTGGGTGACTCCATGGTGGGCTACGAGGGCTCCTCCACCCTGGTTGCTCCTGCCATTGCTATCTCGGTGGTGGATGTAGTTCCTGGACAGTTTAGCAGTTTGACTTTCGGAGTGTCATCAGACCTTGAAGGCACAAAGCCTGAG ATATTCATCAACAAGTATCCCTTCAACGACACGGTGGCTTTCATCTCCCTGCCATCTGCCCTGCAGCACAGCTTCCCACAGGACAGCTCAAACCAGAGTCCAGCGAGAGTTAAGTTTCAGTTCTACGGCATCCCAATGCTCTTCAAG AGCAGCCAAGAGAAACACATCCTCAACACGTTTGTAGTGTCAGCCAGTGTGACCAACACCAGCTCTCCAATCAAAGACCTGGACGAAGACGTCAAAGTCATGCTCCACCATCTTAAACCCAATACA CTTAACGAGAATGAAGAGTGTGTGTACTGGAACTTCAATAAAAACA ACGGACACGGAGGCTGGGATAATTATGGCTGCAGGAAATACAACAGCAGCTCTAACTACACAACATGCCTGTGTGATCATCTCACACACTTTGGAGTTCTTCTC gATGTCTCCAGGACTCAGCTGGACCAGACTAATGAGCAGATCCTGACCATTATCACCTACGTTGGCTGTGGAGTCTCGTCGCTGTTCTTGGGAGTCACTGTTCTCACCTACACAGCTTTCGA AAAGCTTCGTCGGGACTACCCCTCTCAGATCCTCATCAACCTCTCCTTGGCGCTGCTGGGCTTGAACCTGGTGTTTCTGGTCAACTCCTGGCTGTCCTCCTGGGAGCTATATGGCCTCTGTGTGGCCGTTGCATCCATGCTGCACTACTTCCTCCTGGCGTCATTCACCTGGATGGGATTAGAGGCTGTTAACATGTACTTTGCACTCGTCAAAGTCTTCAACGTCTATGTGCCTTCTTATATCCTGAAGTTCTGTGCTCTAGGATGGG GGACTCCTCTGGTGATCTGCATCCTGGTGCTCATCGTGGACAGAGAGGCCTATGGCAGTGACATCTACAGAGATGCTGAGAATAGTTTAGAGCCACTGGACAACTT CTGTTGGCTCCAGGACGATGTGACATATTACGTGTCTGTGGTTGCCTATGCCGTGCTGGTCTTCCTCTTCAACATTGCG GTTTTTGTGGTGGTCTTGATCCAGATTCGCCACATGCGAGTCAACAGCCCAGCTGGGACCCGCAGCGGACTGATGCATGACCTGAAGGGAGTTGCCAGTCTCACCTTGTTACTAGGACTAACATGGATGGTTGGCTTCTTTACATGGACGCCAGCCAGAGTAGTTCTGCTGTACCTTTTTGCTGCACTCAACACCTTTCAAG gacttttcattttcatctttcACTGTCTGATGAAGGAAAACGTCAGGAAACAATGGAGGATTCATCTCTGCTTTGGACGTTTCCGTCTTGATGAGTATTCAG aGTGGAGCAACTCGGCATCCGTTGGAGTCATGGCCAAACCCAAATCAAAACCTCCGAGAGCACCAGTACCATCGGTCCGCTCGGTCAAGTCGAGCTCCACAGAGAGCACATCAGCCTCCTCTGACTCAAGCCAGAGAGACTCATCCTGCAAGAGACCAAACCTGG GCCTTTTTGTGAATTCCTTGGCTCTCCCTCGTGCCCAGAAAAGCCCCTCAGGTACAGGAGCTCTGCCTTCACAGAGGGGGACGAACCTTACACCTGGCTGGAGGAATCACTTGCTTGTTCAGCAAGAAGAAAGATAA
- the adgrg4b gene encoding adhesion G-protein coupled receptor G4 isoform X2 translates to MKYSLQPMVPFLPCRFDCLVHVNVRPSKDVAEVQEEIYSDLTDDDISDQQVLLVHNDSIHTTPVESFSAVTVSPPEVVTEPTAVTTTTFTTTTSITTTSTTTGVSTSAATAPTFTTRPANISELYFEVRVNVSIKGDCDPRQVLSTWLNSSLPGDMMMVLDLQLLPGAERHHPNQQSNSSSDGVFSDVHGVSRESCIFQVQVMMSLSDTQEMEEQIRLLLLTPYNNGSVSIATEDIEISRILIFKCKAETHHTRKGLFVWPDISGGKYATQPCPKNPLSQATRQCKLCLSTRWLAPDLKDCHLVVETIPDLDHVEVTADNALDVVEMIEGLLSNHSTLNYQELVTVLNKLKDVIKLSTVTPTLGQALINIISDILESDSNLIPFTNTILNITEAVGDSMVGYEGSSTLVAPAIAISVVDVVPGQFSSLTFGVSSDLEGTKPEIFINKYPFNDTVAFISLPSALQHSFPQDSSNQSPARVKFQFYGIPMLFKSSQEKHILNTFVVSASVTNTSSPIKDLDEDVKVMLHHLKPNTLNENEECVYWNFNKNNGHGGWDNYGCRKYNSSSNYTTCLCDHLTHFGVLLDVSRTQLDQTNEQILTIITYVGCGVSSLFLGVTVLTYTAFEKLRRDYPSQILINLSLALLGLNLVFLVNSWLSSWELYGLCVAVASMLHYFLLASFTWMGLEAVNMYFALVKVFNVYVPSYILKFCALGWGTPLVICILVLIVDREAYGSDIYRDAENSLEPLDNFCWLQDDVTYYVSVVAYAVLVFLFNIAVFVVVLIQIRHMRVNSPAGTRSGLMHDLKGVASLTLLLGLTWMVGFFTWTPARVVLLYLFAALNTFQGLFIFIFHCLMKENVRKQWRIHLCFGRFRLDEYSEWSNSASVGVMAKPKSKPPRAPVPSVRSVKSSSTESTSASSDSSQRDSSCKRPNLGEETAHHVPFCEFLGSPSCPEKPLRYRSSAFTEGDEPYTWLEESLACSARRKIKHTGPFICIQTHEDMQITETVMKSPKMKQQP, encoded by the exons ATGAAGTACTCTCTGCAACCTATGGTTCCGTTTCTCCCCTGTAGGTTTGACTGCCTGGTTCATGTAAACGTTAGACCAAGCAAGGACGTGGCAGAAGTGCAAGAGGAGATTTACAGTGACCTCActgatgatgacatcagtgatcAGCAAGTGCTGCTGGTTCATAACGACAGCATACACACAACACCTGTTG AAAGTTTCTCTGCAGTCACTGTCAGCCCTCCTGAGGTGGTGACAGAGCCCACTGCAGTCACAACCACCACATTCACAACCACAACATCCAttaccaccaccagcaccaccacAGGTGTCTCTACCAGTGCGGCCACAGCCCCCACCTTCACAACAAGGCCTGCAAACATCTCTG AGCTGTATTTTGAAGTTAGAGTGAACGTTTCCATAAAAGGAGATTGTGACCCCCGTCAAGTTCTTTCTACCTGG CTCAACTCCAGTCTACCCGGTGACATGATGATGGTGCTTGACCTTCAGCTGCTCCCGGGAGCTGAAAG ACACCATCCTAACCAGCAGTCAAACTCCTCGTCTGATGGA GTGTTTTCAGATGTTCACGGAGTTTCAAG AGAGAGCTGCATTTTCCAGGTTCAGGTCATGATGTCGctgtcagacacacaggaaatggAAGAGCAGATACGACTCCTGCTGCTGACTCCCTATAACAATGGATCCGTCTCCATAGCAACCGAGGACATAGAGATAAGCCGCATAC TGATATTTAAGTGCAAAGCAGAAACCCACCACACCAGGAAAGGTCTGTTCGTGTGGCCCGACATTTCAGGAGGAAAATATGCAACTCAGCCGTGCCCGAAAAACCCTCTCAGCCAAGCCACACGCCAATG TAAACTGTGCCTCAGTACCCGCTGGTTGGCCCCAGACCTGAAAGACTGTCATCTGGTGGTGGAAACCATCCCTGATCTGGATCATGTCGAAGTCACTGCTG ACAATGCACTTGACGTGGTGGAGATGATTGAGGGTCTACTGAGCAACCACTCCACACTCAACTACCAGGAGCTGGTCACAGTCCTCAACAAGCTGAAGGACGTCATCAAGCTCAGCACAGTCACACCGACCCTCGGCCAAGCTCTGATCAACATCATCTCTGACATCCTGGAATCTGACAGCAACCTGATTCCTTTTACCAACAC TATCCTGAATATCACAGAGGCAGTGGGTGACTCCATGGTGGGCTACGAGGGCTCCTCCACCCTGGTTGCTCCTGCCATTGCTATCTCGGTGGTGGATGTAGTTCCTGGACAGTTTAGCAGTTTGACTTTCGGAGTGTCATCAGACCTTGAAGGCACAAAGCCTGAG ATATTCATCAACAAGTATCCCTTCAACGACACGGTGGCTTTCATCTCCCTGCCATCTGCCCTGCAGCACAGCTTCCCACAGGACAGCTCAAACCAGAGTCCAGCGAGAGTTAAGTTTCAGTTCTACGGCATCCCAATGCTCTTCAAG AGCAGCCAAGAGAAACACATCCTCAACACGTTTGTAGTGTCAGCCAGTGTGACCAACACCAGCTCTCCAATCAAAGACCTGGACGAAGACGTCAAAGTCATGCTCCACCATCTTAAACCCAATACA CTTAACGAGAATGAAGAGTGTGTGTACTGGAACTTCAATAAAAACA ACGGACACGGAGGCTGGGATAATTATGGCTGCAGGAAATACAACAGCAGCTCTAACTACACAACATGCCTGTGTGATCATCTCACACACTTTGGAGTTCTTCTC gATGTCTCCAGGACTCAGCTGGACCAGACTAATGAGCAGATCCTGACCATTATCACCTACGTTGGCTGTGGAGTCTCGTCGCTGTTCTTGGGAGTCACTGTTCTCACCTACACAGCTTTCGA AAAGCTTCGTCGGGACTACCCCTCTCAGATCCTCATCAACCTCTCCTTGGCGCTGCTGGGCTTGAACCTGGTGTTTCTGGTCAACTCCTGGCTGTCCTCCTGGGAGCTATATGGCCTCTGTGTGGCCGTTGCATCCATGCTGCACTACTTCCTCCTGGCGTCATTCACCTGGATGGGATTAGAGGCTGTTAACATGTACTTTGCACTCGTCAAAGTCTTCAACGTCTATGTGCCTTCTTATATCCTGAAGTTCTGTGCTCTAGGATGGG GGACTCCTCTGGTGATCTGCATCCTGGTGCTCATCGTGGACAGAGAGGCCTATGGCAGTGACATCTACAGAGATGCTGAGAATAGTTTAGAGCCACTGGACAACTT CTGTTGGCTCCAGGACGATGTGACATATTACGTGTCTGTGGTTGCCTATGCCGTGCTGGTCTTCCTCTTCAACATTGCG GTTTTTGTGGTGGTCTTGATCCAGATTCGCCACATGCGAGTCAACAGCCCAGCTGGGACCCGCAGCGGACTGATGCATGACCTGAAGGGAGTTGCCAGTCTCACCTTGTTACTAGGACTAACATGGATGGTTGGCTTCTTTACATGGACGCCAGCCAGAGTAGTTCTGCTGTACCTTTTTGCTGCACTCAACACCTTTCAAG gacttttcattttcatctttcACTGTCTGATGAAGGAAAACGTCAGGAAACAATGGAGGATTCATCTCTGCTTTGGACGTTTCCGTCTTGATGAGTATTCAG aGTGGAGCAACTCGGCATCCGTTGGAGTCATGGCCAAACCCAAATCAAAACCTCCGAGAGCACCAGTACCATCGGTCCGCTCGGTCAAGTCGAGCTCCACAGAGAGCACATCAGCCTCCTCTGACTCAAGCCAGAGAGACTCATCCTGCAAGAGACCAAACCTGGGTGAGGAAACCGCGCATCATGT GCCTTTTTGTGAATTCCTTGGCTCTCCCTCGTGCCCAGAAAAGCCCCTCAGGTACAGGAGCTCTGCCTTCACAGAGGGGGACGAACCTTACACCTGGCTGGAGGAATCACTTGCTTGTTCAGCAAGAAGAAAGATAAAACACACAGGACCATTCATTTGCATACAGACGCATGAAGATATGCAAATCACAGAAACAGTCATGAAGTCTCCCAAAATGAAACAGCAGCCTTAA